Proteins found in one Lysinibacillus fusiformis genomic segment:
- a CDS encoding M20/M25/M40 family metallo-hydrolase, which translates to MNTFMWDTPEKLRALLCELVSWESRTLTKGENEFAFRLKDKLLTLPYFDKHPELIELHDAGLGRNAVTAFYKHPTATETVVLISHFDTVHTEEYGELEPLAFYPEELTKKLLEPKYLKDLPEAARIDLESGNYLFGRGTMDMKMGLALHMQLIEKASFEQWPINLILTTVPDEEVNSAGMRAAVVELVRLREQHGLSYQLFLNSEPSFSQGPSDTNEYIYSGTIGKIMPAALFYGKETHVGEPLKGMTATFIASYMTQHMEWNPLFRETDLGESTPLPVSLQLKDLKMEYSTQTPYRAAALYNVFLLKRTAAEVMAIFEEVALQAMAACNAHYQDICTRENVQGVGKVRVLRYEALLEHAIDKLGAEEVQAIKQQILQHSAWDDREKSIRIVDQLMIRCQELAPATVLLYAPPYYPAINSSNHPLVKQSIELMKQTAQTFDIEVEQIHYFNGICDLSYVNYSDASNEWLAFERNTPVWGDTYHIPFKEMEALQGPVLNVGPFGKDAHQKTERLHVDSAFKEMPVMIDTLIKSLF; encoded by the coding sequence ATGAATACTTTTATGTGGGATACACCCGAAAAACTACGTGCCCTCTTATGTGAACTTGTGAGCTGGGAAAGCAGAACATTAACGAAGGGTGAAAATGAATTTGCCTTTCGCTTAAAAGATAAATTGTTAACGCTTCCATATTTTGATAAACACCCGGAATTGATTGAATTACACGATGCAGGACTTGGCAGAAACGCGGTTACAGCCTTCTATAAGCATCCAACGGCAACGGAAACGGTTGTATTAATTAGCCACTTTGATACCGTACATACGGAGGAATATGGTGAACTAGAGCCGTTAGCCTTTTATCCGGAAGAACTAACGAAAAAGCTACTGGAGCCTAAATACCTAAAAGACTTACCAGAGGCAGCTCGCATTGATTTGGAGTCAGGGAATTATTTATTTGGTCGCGGCACAATGGATATGAAAATGGGTCTTGCCTTACACATGCAGTTAATTGAAAAGGCTAGCTTTGAGCAATGGCCGATTAATTTGATTTTAACGACGGTTCCTGATGAGGAAGTCAACTCTGCTGGTATGAGAGCCGCTGTTGTGGAACTGGTGAGACTGCGTGAACAGCATGGTCTATCCTATCAATTATTTTTAAATAGTGAGCCTTCGTTTTCACAAGGGCCATCGGATACGAATGAATATATTTATTCAGGTACAATTGGTAAAATCATGCCTGCTGCCTTGTTCTATGGAAAAGAGACACATGTTGGTGAACCATTAAAAGGGATGACGGCTACCTTTATCGCCTCCTATATGACACAGCATATGGAGTGGAACCCGCTTTTCCGTGAAACAGATTTAGGTGAAAGCACGCCACTACCCGTCTCTCTACAATTAAAAGATTTAAAAATGGAGTATTCTACACAAACACCATATCGTGCGGCGGCACTTTACAATGTCTTCTTGTTAAAACGGACAGCGGCTGAAGTGATGGCTATTTTTGAGGAAGTTGCGTTACAGGCAATGGCTGCTTGCAATGCGCACTATCAGGACATTTGTACACGAGAAAATGTGCAGGGGGTGGGCAAAGTAAGGGTCTTACGCTACGAGGCATTATTGGAGCACGCCATCGATAAATTAGGGGCTGAAGAAGTACAAGCGATTAAGCAGCAGATTCTGCAACATAGTGCATGGGATGATCGTGAAAAGTCCATTCGCATTGTGGATCAGCTCATGATTCGCTGCCAGGAACTAGCACCCGCAACAGTCCTGTTATATGCACCACCCTACTACCCTGCGATTAATTCATCCAATCATCCACTAGTGAAACAGTCGATTGAATTAATGAAGCAAACAGCTCAAACATTTGATATTGAGGTGGAGCAGATCCACTACTTTAACGGCATTTGTGATTTAAGCTATGTGAACTATTCAGATGCATCCAATGAGTGGCTAGCATTTGAGCGGAACACACCAGTATGGGGCGACACGTATCATATTCCATTTAAAGAAATGGAGGCATTACAAGGTCCTGTATTAAATGTCGGTCCATTTGGTAAGGATGCCCATCAAAAAACAGAACGATTGCATGTGGATAGTGCTTTTAAAGAAATGCCTGTTATGATCGATACGCTTATTAAAAGTCTATTTTAG
- a CDS encoding GGDEF domain-containing protein yields the protein MMENQEKIAFSIREEMVQSNLKGMRMVAWTLMYVSAIISIIHYGEVFFIKAERAMVPFYIAIHIAMFYIDVAVLLFIREKRIHITPLTIQKYERLVVVYIYTIMLLITAISVLDVYFFRHAALYEVILIIICTVFALPLRKIVWIILLSASAIIASVYMSAGISSENIKIILPMSLLIPIGVMIQYQTYKVRKQIHTQHILLNEEMTKTKRLSELLATKNNELAEQALKDSLTNLPNRRAFNQKLNKIGHQLHQTQSFSVIMIDIDCFKKFNDYYGHLQGDDAIVKVASLLDEIAGKYNAFVARWGGEEFVMISQHTHKFAEPVCEEILEEVRELNIPHIQSTIAQHVTVSIGMCHAKITKYEQLQSCCELADQALYLAKQNGRNNYYRKMAIFDEEANASI from the coding sequence ATGATGGAAAATCAAGAAAAAATAGCTTTTTCTATTCGTGAAGAAATGGTTCAGTCGAATTTAAAAGGGATGAGAATGGTTGCTTGGACACTCATGTATGTATCAGCCATTATTTCGATTATTCATTATGGAGAGGTTTTCTTTATTAAGGCAGAAAGAGCTATGGTCCCCTTCTATATTGCTATTCATATCGCCATGTTTTATATAGATGTAGCAGTGTTATTGTTTATCCGAGAAAAGCGAATTCATATTACGCCTTTAACTATACAGAAGTATGAACGATTGGTTGTTGTTTATATTTACACAATAATGCTATTGATTACTGCTATATCGGTATTGGATGTTTACTTTTTCCGCCATGCAGCATTGTATGAGGTGATTTTGATCATCATTTGTACAGTATTCGCATTACCTTTACGTAAAATTGTCTGGATTATTTTGCTTTCTGCATCAGCGATTATTGCGAGTGTGTATATGAGTGCTGGAATATCGAGTGAGAATATAAAAATCATATTACCGATGTCACTATTAATACCTATTGGTGTAATGATTCAATATCAGACCTATAAGGTTCGTAAACAAATCCATACCCAGCATATTTTATTGAATGAGGAAATGACCAAAACGAAACGACTATCAGAATTGTTGGCTACTAAAAATAATGAATTAGCAGAGCAAGCATTAAAAGATTCTTTAACGAATCTACCTAATCGACGTGCATTTAATCAAAAATTGAATAAAATAGGACATCAACTTCATCAAACACAATCTTTCTCAGTCATAATGATTGATATTGATTGCTTTAAAAAATTTAATGATTATTATGGACATTTACAGGGAGATGATGCAATTGTCAAAGTCGCATCCCTGTTGGATGAAATTGCAGGGAAGTATAATGCATTCGTTGCCCGTTGGGGAGGCGAGGAATTTGTGATGATAAGTCAGCATACTCACAAGTTTGCTGAACCTGTTTGTGAAGAAATTTTAGAAGAAGTTCGAGAACTTAATATTCCGCATATACAATCTACTATTGCTCAACATGTTACGGTCAGTATTGGAATGTGCCATGCTAAAATCACAAAATATGAGCAATTACAATCATGTTGTGAATTAGCTGACCAAGCGCTGTATTTAGCTAAGCAAAACGGACGAAACAACTATTATCGTAAAATGGCAATTTTTGATGAAGAAGCAAATGCGTCTATTTGA
- a CDS encoding amino acid permease, whose protein sequence is MLNKGDQLHTNQLKRSMKSRHLLMLSLGGVIGTGLFLNVGYTINQAGPGGALIGYLFGGLILFMVMNCLGELAVYMPVTGSFQTYATRFISPSAGFSLGWMYFVGSAATAGVEFTAAGILMQHWFPSVPIWIWCAVFMVLLFVLNALTTKGFAEAEFWFASIKVVAVIAFIIIGGAAIFGLIPLADRPTPHLTNLAPSGLFPAGITIIFVTMMNVIFSYQGSELVGIAAGETENPEKNIPRAIRTILFRIIVFYIASIIVLSAIFPASELGLMESPFVTLMNLAGVPYAAGIMNFVILTAILSVGNSCLYASTRLLFSMSQEGMAPKLFGRLTKNKVPLNALIFTMVFSLLSLLTSVMEADAVFVLLMSVAGISVTISWMGICASQLMFRYRYVKSGGNVADLKFKTPLFPLIPVFCIIFCVFILAFLAFDPTQRIGLLYGIGFFIACMIFYQLKLKKVATAATDSKNEETLEVR, encoded by the coding sequence ATGTTGAATAAAGGGGATCAGCTTCACACTAATCAATTAAAACGTTCGATGAAAAGCCGTCACTTGTTAATGCTTTCACTTGGAGGTGTTATTGGAACAGGTTTATTTTTAAATGTAGGCTATACCATTAATCAGGCAGGCCCAGGAGGCGCGCTTATTGGCTACTTGTTTGGTGGCTTAATTTTGTTTATGGTCATGAACTGTCTTGGAGAATTGGCTGTTTACATGCCTGTTACAGGCTCCTTCCAAACATACGCAACACGTTTTATTAGTCCTTCAGCTGGTTTTTCATTAGGTTGGATGTATTTTGTCGGTTCTGCTGCCACAGCTGGTGTTGAATTTACGGCTGCAGGCATTTTAATGCAGCATTGGTTTCCAAGTGTACCAATTTGGATATGGTGTGCTGTGTTCATGGTTCTTTTATTTGTCTTAAATGCTTTAACAACGAAGGGCTTTGCTGAAGCGGAATTCTGGTTTGCTAGTATAAAAGTTGTTGCAGTGATTGCATTTATCATTATTGGTGGTGCGGCAATCTTTGGTTTAATTCCATTAGCAGATCGTCCAACTCCACATCTCACAAATTTAGCACCTTCTGGCTTATTCCCAGCAGGTATTACGATTATTTTTGTCACAATGATGAATGTTATTTTTTCTTATCAGGGATCAGAGCTGGTTGGAATTGCAGCAGGGGAGACCGAGAACCCTGAAAAAAATATTCCAAGAGCGATTCGTACAATTCTTTTCAGAATCATCGTTTTCTATATTGCTTCCATTATTGTATTGTCAGCAATATTCCCAGCATCAGAGCTTGGTCTTATGGAGAGTCCATTTGTCACGTTAATGAATTTAGCTGGTGTGCCTTATGCAGCTGGCATCATGAACTTTGTTATTTTGACGGCTATTTTATCAGTCGGTAATTCATGCTTATACGCATCAACACGTTTATTATTTTCTATGTCACAAGAGGGGATGGCGCCCAAGTTATTTGGTCGATTAACGAAAAATAAAGTACCATTAAATGCGCTTATTTTTACAATGGTATTCTCGCTCTTATCATTGTTAACAAGTGTAATGGAAGCTGATGCTGTATTTGTATTACTAATGTCGGTAGCTGGAATATCTGTCACAATTTCATGGATGGGAATTTGTGCTTCTCAATTAATGTTCCGCTATCGCTATGTCAAGTCTGGAGGAAATGTGGCTGATCTAAAATTTAAGACACCATTATTTCCACTGATTCCAGTATTTTGTATAATCTTCTGTGTATTTATTTTAGCATTTTTAGCGTTTGATCCAACACAAAGGATTGGTTTACTGTACGGGATTGGCTTCTTTATTGCCTGTATGATCTTTTATCAATTGAAATTAAAAAAAGTGGCAACTGCTGCTACAGATAGCAAAAATGAAGAAACACTAGAAGTTCGTTAA
- a CDS encoding dimethylarginine dimethylaminohydrolase family protein, which translates to MHYCSSMYAPLKHVIVKDPKDAFRSQKHLSDEWKTFNYLSEPNYEEALSEYAEFIGILEKYVETIDYLPIADEVGLDSLYAHDPVKFTPNGAIILKSGKKLRQPEAAVYKDFLQEKGIPVIGELTGEAVSDGGDIVWLDDRTLVVGRGYRTNDEAIRQLKEMTADMVDEFIVVQLPHDLGEAECLHLMSFISMVDRDLAVVHSRLMPVFFRQLLIERGIQLVEVPKDEYDALGCNVLALAPRVCVIPQGNKETKQQLLDAGATVYEYKGDEITVKGTGGPTCLTCPVVRG; encoded by the coding sequence ATGCATTATTGTTCATCAATGTATGCACCTTTGAAACACGTTATAGTAAAAGATCCAAAAGATGCTTTCCGAAGTCAGAAACATCTTAGTGATGAATGGAAAACATTTAACTACTTATCTGAGCCTAATTATGAAGAAGCTCTAAGTGAATATGCTGAATTTATTGGGATTCTTGAAAAGTATGTTGAGACTATTGATTATTTGCCAATAGCAGATGAAGTAGGATTAGATTCGCTCTACGCACATGATCCAGTTAAATTCACACCAAATGGTGCCATTATACTGAAGTCTGGCAAAAAATTAAGACAACCAGAAGCGGCAGTATACAAGGACTTTTTACAGGAAAAAGGTATTCCAGTCATTGGTGAACTTACAGGAGAGGCGGTTTCAGACGGTGGAGATATTGTTTGGCTAGATGATCGAACGCTCGTAGTGGGGAGAGGTTATCGTACAAACGATGAAGCCATTCGTCAGTTAAAGGAAATGACAGCCGATATGGTAGATGAATTTATAGTTGTACAGCTACCACATGATCTAGGTGAAGCTGAGTGTTTACATTTAATGTCTTTCATAAGTATGGTAGACCGAGATTTAGCTGTTGTGCATTCGCGCCTAATGCCAGTATTTTTCAGACAACTGCTAATTGAGCGTGGCATCCAGCTAGTAGAAGTCCCGAAGGATGAATATGATGCGCTAGGCTGTAATGTGTTAGCGCTTGCACCAAGAGTATGTGTGATTCCTCAAGGCAATAAAGAAACAAAGCAACAGCTACTTGATGCTGGAGCAACTGTGTATGAATATAAAGGCGATGAAATTACTGTTAAAGGAACTGGTGGGCCAACATGTTTAACTTGCCCAGTAGTAAGAGGATAA
- a CDS encoding dimethylarginine dimethylaminohydrolase family protein, with the protein MFKNVIVKNPGNSFVNGLTTSDLGKPILEKLFEQHENYVEALKKCGVEVTQLPANEAFPDSTFVEDTAVLTPEFAIISNPGAVARNREIEEIEPAVKQFYEKIYYIKGSGTLDGGDVLQAEKKFYVGISDRTNEEGAQQFKEIVEQEGYEATIIPLKEFFHLKTGIAYVGENRMVLAGEFVDHPAFESYDKIIIPKEDEYSANCIQVNDYIIIPAGYPETNRKLLDLGYQTIELDMSEFRKHDGGLSCLSLRF; encoded by the coding sequence ATGTTCAAAAATGTAATTGTCAAAAATCCAGGAAATAGTTTTGTAAACGGTTTAACAACTAGTGATTTAGGGAAGCCCATTTTAGAAAAATTGTTTGAACAGCACGAAAACTATGTAGAGGCTTTAAAAAAATGTGGTGTTGAGGTCACTCAATTACCAGCGAATGAAGCATTTCCAGATTCAACATTTGTAGAGGATACAGCCGTATTAACACCTGAGTTTGCTATTATATCGAATCCTGGAGCAGTAGCTCGTAACCGTGAAATTGAAGAAATTGAACCAGCTGTAAAGCAATTCTATGAAAAAATTTACTATATTAAAGGTTCTGGAACACTTGATGGTGGAGATGTATTACAGGCAGAGAAAAAGTTTTACGTAGGGATTTCAGATCGCACAAATGAAGAAGGAGCGCAGCAATTTAAAGAAATTGTTGAGCAAGAGGGCTATGAGGCAACTATTATCCCATTAAAAGAGTTCTTCCATCTAAAAACAGGAATTGCCTATGTTGGGGAAAATCGCATGGTGCTAGCTGGTGAGTTTGTCGACCACCCTGCATTTGAATCTTACGATAAAATCATAATTCCTAAAGAAGATGAATATTCAGCTAACTGTATTCAAGTAAATGATTATATTATTATTCCAGCTGGCTATCCAGAAACAAATCGTAAACTACTGGATCTAGGCTATCAAACAATTGAACTTGATATGTCTGAATTCAGAAAACATGATGGTGGCTTAAGCTGTTTATCATTACGTTTTTAA